In one Carassius carassius chromosome 14, fCarCar2.1, whole genome shotgun sequence genomic region, the following are encoded:
- the eif4eb gene encoding eukaryotic translation initiation factor 4eb: MATAEPELNSISCKSEEEDSEETNQELVSPESYIKHPLQNRWSLWFFKNDKTKTWQANLRLISKFDTVEDFWALYNHIQLSSNLMSGCDYSLFKDGIEPMWEDERNKKGGRWLITLNKQQRKYDLDRFWLETLLCLIGEAFDDYSDDVCGAVVNVRTKGDKIAVWTTDYENREAVTHIGRVYKERLGVPLNMTIGYQSHADTATKSGSTTKNKFVV, from the exons ATGGCGACGGCGGAGCCG GAATTAAACTCAATTTCTTGTAAGAGTGAAGAGGAGGACTCAGAAGAGACGAATCAGGAGCTTGTCAGCCCTGAGAGCTACATCAAACACCCCCTTCAGAACAG aTGGTCTTTATGGTTcttcaaaaatgacaaaaccaaAACATGGCAGGCCAATCTCAGACTGATCTCCAAATTTGACACGGTAGAGGATTTCTGGGC GCTTTATAACCACATTCAGCTCTCCAGTAATTTGATGTCAGGATGTGACTACTCACTTTTCAAG GATGGTATTGAGCCTATGTGGGAGGATGAGAGGAATAAAAAAGGAGGCCGCTGGCTCATCACTCTCAACAAGCAGCAGAGAAAGTATGACCTGGACCGCTTTTGGTTGGAAACT CTGCTGTGCCTCATTGGTGAGGCCTTTGACGACTACAGCGATGATGTGTGCGGGGCTGTAGTCAACGTCCGAACAAAAGGAGATAAAATCGCCGTCTGGACAACTGACTACGAGAACAGAGAGGCTGTAACACACATAGG GAGGGTGTACAAGGAACGATTAGGCGTCCCTCTGAATATGACCATTGGCTACCAGTCTCATGCTGACACGGCTACTAAGAGTGGCTCCACCACTAAGAACAAGTTTGTGGTCTGA
- the LOC132157180 gene encoding guanine nucleotide exchange factor C9orf72-like yields the protein MSAAGPPQSPGVAKTEVLVEHWCPVLAATFAYWDNILGPRVQHIWAPKGQRLPLLSDGEVTFLANHTLNGEILRSAESGAVDVKFFVLAEKGVIIVSLIFDGELKGDKNTCALSIILPQSELSFYLPLHSVCVERLKHIIRKGRICMQKGYNIIFVLSSEIVPIMELLTSMKKHSVPEEVDLKDTVLYDDDIGDSCHEDFLHKAISSHLQTCGCSMVVGSNPEKVNKIVLTLCLFLTPAERKCSRLCHPDGSFKYDTGLFVQGLLKDSTGSFVLPYRQVLYSPYPTTHIDVDINTVKQMPPCHEHTYHQRRYMRAELSALWKAASEDDISSDNLINAQDSYTPDLNIFQDVMHKDTLVKSFIDEVFLLKPGLSLRSVYLSHFLLLLHRKALTLLRYIEDETQKGKKPFRSLRNLKTDLDLTVEGDLNIIMAMAEKLRAGLHSFVFGKSFLTSVQERDLLINF from the exons ATGTCTGCAGCCGGTCCCCCGCAGTCTCCTGGTGTGGCTAAGACTGAAGTGCTGGTCGAGCACTGGTGTCCCGTCCTGGCTGCAACCTTCGCTTACTGGGACAACATCCTGGGACCGCGTGTACAGCACATCTGGGCCCCCAAAGGTCAGAGGTTGCCGCTGCTCAGTGATGGAGAGGTCACGTTTCTGGCCAATCACACGCTGAACGGCGAGATTTTGCGAAGTGCTGAGAGTGGCGCAGTGGATGTGAAGTTCTTCGTCTTGGCAGAAAAGGGAGTTATCATAGTCTCGCTGATTTTTGACGGAGAACTCAAGGGAGATAAGAACACATGTGCGCTGTCAATCATCCTGCCGCAGTCAGAACTAAGCTTTTACCTGCCactgcacagtgtgtgtgtggagagactCAAGCACATCATCCGCAAGGGACGCATCTGCATGCAGAAG GGTTACAACATAATCTTTGTGTTGTCATCTGAGATTGTTCCCATAATGGAGCTGCTCACCTCCATGAAGAAACACAGTGTACCAGAGGAAGTCGAT CTAAAGGACACGGTGCTCTATGATGATGATATTGGCGACAGCTGTCACGAAGACTTTTTACACAA GGCTATCAGCTCTCATCTTCAGACTTGTGGCTGTTCCATGGTGGTTGGCAGCAATCCTGAGAAAGTCAATAAG ATCGTTCTCACGCTGTGCCTCTTCCTCACTCCTGCGGAGAGAAAGTGCTCTCGGCTGTGTCACCCCGACGGCTCATTTAAATATGACACCGGCCTCTTTGTTCAAGGCCTCCTTAAG GACTCCACAGGCAGCTTTGTGTTGCCCTACCGGCAGGTGCTCTACTCCCCGTACCCCACCACCCACATCGACGTGGACATTAACACGGTCAAGCAGATGCCACCCTGCCACGAGCACACGTATCATCAGCGGCGCTACATGCGTGCTGAGCTCAGTGCCCTCTGGAAGGCTGCCAGCGAGGATGACATCAGTTCTGACAACCTCATCAATGCCCAGGACTCCTACACACCAGACTT GAATATATTTCAAGACGTGATGCACAAAGACACACTTGTGAAGTCTTTCATAGATGAA GTGTTTCTGTTGAAACCAGGACTGTCTCTGCGGAGTGTGTATTTGTCCCACTTCCTTCTCCTGCTGCACAGGAAGGCCCTGACACTGCTGAGATATATTGAGGATGAGAC gcAGAAGGGCAAAAAACCTTTCAGATCTCTACGCAACTTGAAAACTGATTTGGACTTAACAGTGGAGGGTGACTTGAATATCATTATGGCGATGGCAGAGAAACTGCGGGCAGGCCTTCACTCCTTCGTTTTTGGGAAGTCTTTCCTTACCAGTGTGCAGGAGCGTGACCTCCTCATTAACTTCTGA
- the lingo2b gene encoding leucine-rich repeat and immunoglobulin-like domain-containing nogo receptor-interacting protein 2b: MLFSSFSCALGLSLLSLLLFQCPAHACPARCECSVPTRSVSCHRRRLVQVPEGIPIETRALDLSKNRLRTVTPQNFSSLLLLEELDLSNNLLSSVEPGSFRAQPRLRSLRLRSNQLTLLPRGALAGLSELTLLDVSQNRLVILLDHGFEEQRRLRVLELSDNELVFIAPRAFSGLASLRSLTLQRCNLSTVPTHALAHLHGLTSLRLRDLGIAELQAHAFKGLPRLKHLEVDRWPWLEGFPTSTLQGLNLSTLSITHTNLTSVPVVTHLLYLTHLNLSYSHIRVLPAGWLRGLDRLEVVRVRQSNLLSVETQAFQGASSLRLLDLCYNRLSTLERSVFPASEALQTLLIGQNPLVCDCRLRWLLERTPLLLYGDVQPECSAPAPLAGKPLRNLVEPQISRYVVCTKPRVVSMAIYPAQAEEGQRAWLYCSADGAPPPSVSWLTPHRRHITTKSTGRMVVHTNGSLEFRMAEPQDSGMYVCVASNPAGNATLSITVAVKSSGIRDRALYANRSFLFDSDYNSSLINGTEEYTIRVVLDFTTILVSTAMGCLSFLGVVLFCFLLLFAWSRGKGKHRGSVDIQYVPRKRKGANSELTETSGPRRVNMKMI, encoded by the coding sequence ATGCTGTTCTCTTCATTCTCTTGTGCTCTGGGGCTTTCCCTCCTGTCACTCCTACTGTTTCAGTGCCCCGCCCATGCCTGCCCTGCCCGCTGCGAGTGCTCTGTGCCCACACGTTCTGTGTCATGCCATCGCAGGCGGTTAGTGCAGGTGCCTGAGGGCATCCCTATAGAGACAAGGGCATTGGACCTCAGTAAAAACCGGCTGCGCACTGTGACACCACAGAACTTCTCCTCGCTGCTGTTGCTGGAGGAGCTGGACCTCAGCAACAACCTGTTGTCATCTGTGGAACCTGGCAGCTTCCGAGCTCAGCCGAGGCTACGCTCGCTCCGATTGCGAAGCAATCAGCTGACTTTGTTGCCGCGCGGAGCACTGGCTGGCCTCAGTGAGCTCACCTTGCTGGATGTCAGTCAAAACCGTCTTGTTATTCTGCTGGACCACGGTTTTGAGGAGCAGCGGAGGCTGAGGGTACTAGAGCTGAGTGATAATGAGCTAGTGTTCATCGCCCCACGAGCCTTCAGTGGCCTGGCGTCCCTGCGCTCTCTAACGCTGCAGCGATGCAACCTGAGCACAGTACCCACACATGCTCTCGCACATCTGCACGGTCTAACCAGCCTGCGATTGCGGGACTTGGGCATTGCAGAGCTTCAGGCACACGCATTTAAGGGTCTACCACGATTGAAACACCTTGAAGTGGACCGCTGGCCTTGGTTAGAAGGGTTTCCGACCTCCACGTTGCAGGGGCTGAACCTCAGCACACTCTCCATTACCCACACCAATTTGACGTCCGTGCCAGTGGTGACACATCTGTTGTATCTAACGCATCTCAACCTGTCTTACAGCCACATACGTGTCCTGCCAGCAGGATGGTTGAGGGGACTGGACCGGCTGGAAGTTGTACGTGTGCGACAGTCTAACCTGCTCAGTGTGGAAACTCAAGCCTTTCAAGGAGCCTCCTCACTGCGCCTTCTTGACCTTTGTTACAACCGTCTCTCCACGCTCGAGAGGAGTGTTTTTCCTGCTTCTGAGGCCCTGCAGACTCTTCTGATTGGCCAGAACCCGTTAGTGTGCGACTGTCGTCTTCGCTGGCTCCTGGAGAGGACTCCACTTTTGCTGTATGGTGATGTTCAACCTGAATGTAGTGCTCCTGCTCCCTTGGCTGGGAAGCCTCTTAGGAACCTGGTGGAACCTCAAATCTCTCGCTACGTTGTCTGCACCAAGCCCAGGGTTGTCTCAATGGCAATTTACCCAGCACAGGCAGAAGAAGGACAGAGAGCTTGGCTATACTGCAGTGCGGACGGGGCTCCACCACCTTCTGTCTCATGGCTGACACCGCATAGGCGGCACATTACCACAAAAAGTACGGGAAGAATGGTTGTCCATACCAATGGCTCATTGGAGTTCCGCATGGCAGAGCCTCAGGATAGCGGCATGTACGTATGTGTGGCATCGAACCCAGCGGGGAATGCCACTCTGTCCATTACTGTTGCTGTTAAAAGCTCGGGAATCAGGGATAGAGCCCTTTACGCCAACCGCAGCTTTCTGTTTGACTCCGACTACAACAGTTCCCTGATTAATGGCACGGAAGAGTACACCATCAGGGTGGTACTGGACTTCACCACTATCCTGGTCTCCACAGCAATGGGGTGCCTCAGCTTCCTGGGTGTCGTCTTGTTCTGTTTCTTGTTGTTGTTTGCATGGAGCCGTGGCAAAGGGAAGCATAGAGGTAGCGTGGACATTCAGTACGTCCCACGAAAACGGAAAGGCGCAAACTCAGAACTTACGGAAACAAGTGGGCCCAGACGTGTCAACATGAAGATGATCTAA